The Lycium ferocissimum isolate CSIRO_LF1 chromosome 1, AGI_CSIRO_Lferr_CH_V1, whole genome shotgun sequence genome includes a region encoding these proteins:
- the LOC132031262 gene encoding probable LRR receptor-like serine/threonine-protein kinase At3g47570: MVAHLSDFGISKLLSEDESASYTKTLATLGYIAPEYGLEGLVSTKCDVYSYGITLMETFTRTKPSDEMFDGDLSLKQWVSNSLPHALMEVVDANLITPQDNHFMKKLDCVVSIMKVAIDCCVESPEGRMDMKDVVASLKMIQIQYLA, from the exons ATGGTTGCCCACCTAAGTGACTTTGGCATTTCAAAACTGCTTTCTGAAGATGAGAGTGCTTCGTACACTAAAACTTTAGCAACATTGGGTTATATTGCACCAG AGTATGGACTGGAGGGATTGGTGTCAACAAAATGCGATGTTTATAGTTATGGGATCACGTTGATGGAAACATTTACACGGACAAAGCCTAGTGATGAAATGTTTGATGGAGATCTTAGCTTGAAGCAATGGGTGAGCAATTCACTCCCACATGCATTAATGGAAGTTGTCGATGCCAACTTAATAACACCACAGGATAATCACTTCATGAAAAAGTTAGATTGCGTAGTATCCATCATGAAAGTAGCAATAGATTGTTGCGTTGAATCTCCTGAGGGAAGGATGGACATGAAAGATGTTGTAGCGAGCTTAAAGATGATTCAGATTCAATATCTTGCATGA
- the LOC132031248 gene encoding probable leucine-rich repeat receptor-like protein kinase At1g35710 isoform X2 yields MEIFNISGMRVIELLGNNLTGTLPLNIGSMLPNIEGLFLISSMHLFGTIPHSLSNCSKLIYLDLGNNRLTGLISNSLGYLTHLKYLFLEGNYLISDTTLSFLTSLSNCRHLKLLEISGNPLNGVLPISLGNLSGTSLLHFKASNCIIKGEIPREIGNLSSLIDLDLSGNGLIGSIPTTISNLRFLQLFNLSHNKLSGFIGDDLCKLQNLGYLHLTQNQLSGSIPNCLGNLTSL; encoded by the coding sequence ATGGAGATCTTCAACATATCAGGGATGAGAGTGATTGAACTTTTAGGGAATAATCTGACAGGAACCCTCCCATTAAACATAGGTTCTATGTTACCCAACATTGAAGGTCTTTTTCTAATAAGTAGCATGCATCTTTTTGGGACTATACCTCATTCTTTGTCCAATTGTTCCAAACTCATTTATCTAGACCTTGGTAATAATAGACTCACCGGTTTGATTTCCAACTCTCTTGGATATTTGACTCATCTAAAGTACCTATTCTTGGAGGGAAACTATTTAATAAGCGACACTACGTTAAGCTTCTTGACTTCCTTGTCAAATTGTAGACATTTAAAATTACTTGAAATATCTGGGAATCCTCTAAATGGTGTGCTTCCAATCTCCTTAGGGAACCTTTCTGGTACTTCTCTTCTACACTTCAAAGCTTCTAATTGCATAATTAAAGGggaaattccaagagaaattGGGAACTTAAGCAGCTTAATAGACCTCGATCTTTCTGGAAATGGTTTAATTGGATCAATTCCCACAACAATTAGCAACTTGAGATTCCTTCAGCTCTTTAACTTGAGTCACAACAAGCTCTCTGGATTTATTGGAGACGATCTATGTAAATTGCAGAACTTGGGCTATTTACACTTGACTCAAAATCAACTTTCAGGATCTATTCCTAATTGTTTGGGGAACTTAACTTCCCTTTAG
- the LOC132031248 gene encoding probable leucine-rich repeat receptor-like protein kinase At1g35710 isoform X1, with product MENNLFGPLLGEVGNLTKLQTLFLTDNMLTGEIPKGVSNLIELVEINLGLNKFVGSLPMEIFNISGMRVIELLGNNLTGTLPLNIGSMLPNIEGLFLISSMHLFGTIPHSLSNCSKLIYLDLGNNRLTGLISNSLGYLTHLKYLFLEGNYLISDTTLSFLTSLSNCRHLKLLEISGNPLNGVLPISLGNLSGTSLLHFKASNCIIKGEIPREIGNLSSLIDLDLSGNGLIGSIPTTISNLRFLQLFNLSHNKLSGFIGDDLCKLQNLGYLHLTQNQLSGSIPNCLGNLTSL from the exons ATGGAGAACAATCTCTTTGGACCCTTGCTAGGGGAGGTTGGCAACTTGACCAAATTGCAGACTCTATTTCTTACAGACAATATGCTAACAG GTGAAATACCGAAAGGCGTGAGCAATCTCATTGAGTTGGTTGAAATTAATTTGGGTTTGAACAAATTTGTTGGTTCACTTCCCATGGAGATCTTCAACATATCAGGGATGAGAGTGATTGAACTTTTAGGGAATAATCTGACAGGAACCCTCCCATTAAACATAGGTTCTATGTTACCCAACATTGAAGGTCTTTTTCTAATAAGTAGCATGCATCTTTTTGGGACTATACCTCATTCTTTGTCCAATTGTTCCAAACTCATTTATCTAGACCTTGGTAATAATAGACTCACCGGTTTGATTTCCAACTCTCTTGGATATTTGACTCATCTAAAGTACCTATTCTTGGAGGGAAACTATTTAATAAGCGACACTACGTTAAGCTTCTTGACTTCCTTGTCAAATTGTAGACATTTAAAATTACTTGAAATATCTGGGAATCCTCTAAATGGTGTGCTTCCAATCTCCTTAGGGAACCTTTCTGGTACTTCTCTTCTACACTTCAAAGCTTCTAATTGCATAATTAAAGGggaaattccaagagaaattGGGAACTTAAGCAGCTTAATAGACCTCGATCTTTCTGGAAATGGTTTAATTGGATCAATTCCCACAACAATTAGCAACTTGAGATTCCTTCAGCTCTTTAACTTGAGTCACAACAAGCTCTCTGGATTTATTGGAGACGATCTATGTAAATTGCAGAACTTGGGCTATTTACACTTGACTCAAAATCAACTTTCAGGATCTATTCCTAATTGTTTGGGGAACTTAACTTCCCTTTAG